The Trinickia acidisoli genome includes a window with the following:
- a CDS encoding HAD family hydrolase, with protein sequence MKPKVVVFDFGGVLIDWNPDYLYRKLIPDADERRRFLTEVCTMDWVVRQDAGQSIASGTEELVARFPHEAERIRAFYGRWEEMIGGVFAEGVALVDKLEAAGVPLFGLTNWSNETFPYAWEHFPVLRRFRDIVVSGRVKLAKPDPRIYAETGARIERHVPGIAPNEIVFIDDNPKNTDAAAAAGWHGVHHTSAEATEAKLRALGFAFGD encoded by the coding sequence ATGAAGCCGAAAGTCGTCGTTTTCGATTTCGGCGGGGTGCTCATCGACTGGAACCCCGACTATCTCTACCGCAAGCTGATTCCTGACGCCGATGAGCGCCGCCGCTTCTTGACGGAAGTCTGCACGATGGACTGGGTGGTGAGGCAAGACGCCGGCCAATCGATCGCATCGGGCACGGAGGAACTCGTCGCTCGTTTTCCACACGAGGCCGAGCGCATTCGCGCGTTTTACGGGCGCTGGGAGGAGATGATCGGTGGCGTTTTCGCGGAGGGCGTCGCGCTCGTCGACAAGCTGGAGGCGGCCGGCGTGCCGCTGTTCGGGCTGACGAATTGGTCGAACGAGACGTTTCCGTACGCTTGGGAACACTTCCCCGTATTGCGCCGGTTTCGCGACATCGTCGTGTCGGGCCGCGTGAAGCTCGCGAAGCCCGATCCGCGTATCTATGCGGAGACGGGCGCTCGCATCGAGCGCCACGTGCCCGGCATCGCGCCGAACGAGATCGTGTTCATCGACGACAACCCCAAGAACACCGATGCCGCTGCTGCTGCGGGCTGGCATGGCGTGCACCATACGAGCGCCGAGGCGACCGAAGCGAAACTGCGCGCGTTGGGTTTCGCGTTCGGGGATTGA
- the ettA gene encoding energy-dependent translational throttle protein EttA produces the protein MAQYVFTMNRVGKIVPPKRQILKDISLSFFPGAKIGVLGLNGSGKSTLIRIMAGVDRDIEGEATPMPNLNIGYLPQEPQLDPEKTVREAVEDGLGDVFQAQKKLDEIYAAYAEPDADFDALAAEQAKYEAILAASDGGSPEQQLEVAADALRLPPWDAKIAHLSGGEKRRVALCKLLLEKPDMLLLDEPTNHLDAESVEWLEQFLTRFPGTVVAVTHDRYFLDNAAEWILELDRGHGIPWKGNYSSWLDQKEDRLKQEEASESARQKAIKKELEWVRQNPKGRQAKSKARIARFEELSSQDYQKRNETQEIFIPVGDRLGNEVVEFKNVSKAYGDRLLIDNLSFKVPAGAIVGIIGPNGAGKSTLFRMLTGRETPDSGEVVMGPTVKLAYVDQSRDALDGSKTVFEEISGGADVLTVGKYETPSRAYIGRFNFKGADQQKNVGNLSGGERGRLHLAKTLIAGGNMLLLDEPSNDLDVETLRALEDALLEFAGSVMVISHDRWFLDRIATHILAFEGDSQAVFFDGNYQEYEADKRKRLGEEGAKPKRLRYKPITR, from the coding sequence ATGGCCCAATACGTCTTCACCATGAACCGGGTCGGCAAAATCGTGCCGCCCAAGCGTCAGATCCTGAAGGACATTTCGCTGTCCTTCTTCCCCGGCGCAAAGATCGGCGTGCTCGGCCTCAACGGCTCGGGCAAGTCGACACTCATTCGCATCATGGCCGGCGTCGATCGCGACATCGAAGGCGAAGCCACGCCGATGCCGAACCTGAACATCGGCTATCTGCCGCAAGAGCCGCAGCTCGACCCCGAGAAGACCGTGCGCGAAGCCGTCGAGGACGGGCTCGGCGACGTCTTCCAGGCGCAGAAGAAGCTCGATGAAATCTACGCGGCCTATGCCGAGCCCGACGCCGATTTCGACGCGCTCGCCGCCGAACAGGCGAAGTACGAGGCGATTCTCGCGGCCAGCGACGGCGGCAGTCCCGAGCAACAGCTCGAGGTAGCCGCCGACGCGCTGCGCTTGCCGCCGTGGGATGCCAAGATCGCGCACCTGTCGGGCGGCGAAAAGCGGCGCGTCGCACTCTGCAAGCTGCTGCTCGAAAAACCCGATATGCTGCTGCTCGACGAACCGACCAACCACCTCGACGCCGAATCGGTCGAATGGCTCGAGCAGTTTCTGACGCGCTTTCCCGGCACAGTCGTTGCGGTCACCCACGACCGCTACTTCCTAGACAACGCCGCCGAGTGGATTCTCGAACTCGACCGCGGCCACGGCATTCCCTGGAAGGGCAACTACAGCAGTTGGCTCGACCAGAAGGAAGACCGCCTGAAGCAGGAAGAAGCATCCGAATCGGCACGTCAAAAAGCGATCAAGAAAGAACTCGAATGGGTGCGCCAAAACCCGAAGGGGCGCCAAGCGAAATCGAAGGCACGTATCGCCCGCTTCGAGGAGCTGTCGAGCCAGGATTACCAAAAGCGCAACGAGACGCAGGAAATCTTCATTCCGGTCGGCGATCGGCTCGGCAATGAAGTCGTCGAATTCAAGAACGTCAGCAAGGCATACGGCGATCGCCTGCTCATCGACAACCTCAGCTTCAAGGTACCCGCGGGCGCGATCGTCGGCATCATCGGACCGAACGGCGCCGGCAAGTCGACGCTGTTTCGCATGCTGACGGGCCGCGAGACGCCCGACTCGGGCGAGGTCGTCATGGGGCCCACGGTCAAGCTCGCCTATGTCGATCAAAGCCGCGACGCGCTGGACGGCTCGAAGACGGTGTTCGAGGAGATCTCGGGCGGTGCCGACGTGCTGACGGTCGGCAAGTACGAGACGCCGTCGCGCGCCTACATCGGCCGCTTCAACTTCAAGGGCGCCGACCAGCAAAAGAACGTCGGCAATCTCTCGGGCGGCGAACGCGGCCGCCTGCACCTGGCCAAGACGCTGATCGCCGGCGGCAACATGCTGCTGCTCGATGAGCCGTCGAACGATCTCGACGTCGAAACGCTGCGCGCGCTCGAAGACGCGCTGCTCGAGTTCGCAGGCTCGGTGATGGTGATCTCGCACGATCGCTGGTTCCTCGACCGAATCGCCACGCACATCCTGGCATTCGAAGGCGACTCGCAAGCCGTGTTCTTCGACGGCAACTACCAAGAGTACGAGGCGGACAAGCGCAAGCGGCTCGGCGAAGAAGGCGCAAAGCCCAAGCGCCTGCGCTACAAGCCGATCACGCGCTGA